Genomic segment of Phycisphaerae bacterium:
AGCGCGGCATGAGCGTCGGCGACGCGTGGAACATGGCGATCGGCCAGGGCGATCTGCTGGTCACGCCGCTCCAGGCGGCCGTGATGCTCTCAGCCCTGCTGACCGACGAGTTGAGGCCGGTCCGTTTGATCGAGGAACGGCCCAACCCGCCGATCGCCCGGCTGAACCACGACGCGCGGGCCCTGCGGCTGGTGCGAGAGGGTATGGACAGGGTGATCAACGACCGGTCGGCGACCGCCTACGAGTACGCCCACAGCGACCGCGTGCGCCTGGCGGGCAAGACCGGCTCGGCCGAGGCCGACCTGATCAAGCTCTGGAAGGTCTCCTACACCGTCTTCCGCGACGGTCTGCCGCAGCGGCGGGATGACTACGCCTTCGACCGCCAGCGGTTCGTCCAGGATACGCTCGCCGTCGAACCCGAAGCCGCCGATTTCACCTACGAACGCGTGGTCTATCCGACCGTCGCCGACGAGGAGGAACGCGAGTCGCTGGCCCATGCCTGGTTCATGGGCTACGCTCCAGCCGATCGGCCGCGGGTCGCCGTCGTCGTCCTGATCGAATACGGCATGGCCGGCGGTTCCGCCGCCGGGCCGGTCTTTCGCGATATCGCCCACAAGTGCCTCGAATTGGGATACCTGAACTAAGATGCGAGCCAACGGCTGGTCCATCACGGCGCTCCTGAAGCTCTCGCCCGCCTCGTGGGCGATCATCCTCGCCTCGGTCACCCTCTCGCTGATCGGCCTGATCGTCTTTGCCCGGCTCGCCGACGGGACCGGGCCGACCTCGACATTTGCCCCCGGCTATCTGAAGCGCCAGGCCGCGTACCTGGCCGTCTCGCTGATCGCGATGCTGGCGGTCAGCAAGATCAGTTACCTTCGCATCGGCCGGTGGGCCTATCCGCTTTTCGCCCTGACCATCGCGCTGCTCTTCGCCGTGCTGGTCTTCGGGCATCTCGGCCAGTCGGCGCCGGTCGTCAAGGACGTTTTCCCGAAGATCAACGGTTCGTGCCGCTGGATCAAGCTCCCCTTCTTCCAGATCCAGCCGTCCGAGCTCGTCAAGATCAGCTACATCCTGGCCCTGGCGATGTACCTGCGCTACCGGAGCAACTACCGTCGGTTTCTCGGGCTGATCGAGCCGTTCGCCTTCACGCTTCTTCCGATGATCCTGATCCTGCTCGAACCGGACCTGGGCACGGTGATGCTGCTGTTTCCGGTCCTCTTTCTGACGCTCTTCGCAGCGGGGGCCAAGACGCGGCACCTGGTGGCGATCGTCGCCCTGATGGTGCTGGCCTCGCCGCTGCTCTACTTCAAGATGGCCGACTATCAAAAGGGCCGTCTGGCCGGCGTGCTGCTTCAATCGCCCAAGGTCCGCGCCTACCTGGAGCAGCATCCGCGGGTCAAGCAGGCCGTCTGCCCGGGCGAATCGCTTCGCCGATGGGAGCCGCGACAGGGCTATCAGCTTCACCACTCGAAGATGGCCGTCGGCTCCGGCGGCGTGCTGGGTTTTCCCGGCGGACCGGGCCCG
This window contains:
- a CDS encoding rod shape-determining protein RodA: MRANGWSITALLKLSPASWAIILASVTLSLIGLIVFARLADGTGPTSTFAPGYLKRQAAYLAVSLIAMLAVSKISYLRIGRWAYPLFALTIALLFAVLVFGHLGQSAPVVKDVFPKINGSCRWIKLPFFQIQPSELVKISYILALAMYLRYRSNYRRFLGLIEPFAFTLLPMILILLEPDLGTVMLLFPVLFLTLFAAGAKTRHLVAIVALMVLASPLLYFKMADYQKGRLAGVLLQSPKVRAYLEQHPRVKQAVCPGESLRRWEPRQGYQLHHSKMAVGSGGVLGFPGGPGPYTSGAYHLPESHNDFVFSIIGHQFGFVGSLLVIGLYGIIVVSLIEIAGVVVEPFGRLIVVGTFAMILTQAAINMAMTIGLMPITGVTLPFVSYGGSSLLTFFILIGLCVSVDRTRPVVMGPRPFEFPDDDA